The genomic DNA GCTTGTGAAATAGTTACGATATGTGCAACTTCATGCGCTAAAGCAAATAATTGAATTTCTTCTTTTGATAAATTTACCAAACCCTGACTCACTTCTACATAACCAAAAGCTGCACCTGCATTGATACCTAAATCGTTTTTATCAATTTTAAACTGTGTAGGTATTTCTGCATCTGAATATTCTTTAAATAAAGGTAAAACAGATTTATTGTATATTTTTACTATTTCTTCTTCTTTTGTTAATAGAATATCTTCATTTTCAGAATGTATTACTTCGTTTGTAGAATTAGAATTGCAACCTAATATCAAAATAGAAAATAGTAGTATAATAGATTTCTTCATTTTTAAATATGTTATATAAAAACAAACACCCTTATAATTAAGGATGTCTGTTCAATAATAATAATAATAATAATTAAGAAGGGGTATTAAATTAATTAGCCAAATAAGTATATGTTTTATCTACTGTGTTACCACCTTCATAAGAAGTGTAAGAAGCACTTAAAGGATAATTATCTGTGTTGTACACATAAGTAACAGTATCATCTGCCAAAGTACCAGAAATAGGGTTATTTGCATTTACTGATTCAATACCAACATTAATAGCAGCAAAGGCAGCAGGGTACATTCCTTTAAAAGGGTTATTTTTAGTATCGTAAGTAGCTTCAGACGGATTTGTTTGAGCTGTTCCTGTGTTCGTTTTTATTACATTTCCATTAGTATCATACTCAAAGGTTTTAATATCATCTACAACAGCATCTGTTTCTTCATGATTTGTTCTTTCTTCTTTAATTAAGTTTCCAGAAGCATTATATGTATAGATATAAGTATAAACTAACACATCTTCTTCTTTCTTTTCTGCTTTTACAATTTTTCCAGATTCATAAGTATAAGTTGTACTAGCATTAGTGGCTGTTTGTTTTTTCTCTATCACTTGATTTTTATCGTTATAAACCAAATCAACTACTGTAGTAATTGTAGTTCCCCATTCATCTGCTTCTGTAGAAACTGTATTAATAAAATTTGCATCGTTATAAGAATACGTAGTTGTAGATAAACCAAACCAAAGTTGATTTACTGCATATGTCTCTAACTTAGACCCACTACCAATTTCACCACGAGTATTTATAGTAATCGTGTATACTTTAGTTGTTTCTTCATCTTGTGCAGTTACCGTAAAGGTTTTAGATTCTCCATCTACAAATGTAATTTCTGCATTAGAAACTGGAGAAACAGTCGCTTTTTCAGATACTTCAATTGTAGGAACAACTGCTGTTAAATTTGTTCCAAAAGGGACAGTTACAATAATATCGGTTCCTAAATCGTAGGTAATATCTTCGGCGTTAACACCATCAATAGCTACTGTAAAATCTGTTATAGTTGCTAAAGAAGATAGCATAGGTGCATCATCTTCACTTGAACATGAAACAGTGGTAATAACTAAGACTAAAAAAACACTAAGGGTAGAAAAAAATTTCTTCATAATTTAAATATTTAATTGGGTTATTTTATCTTTTTTTTGAATTTGCAACCCATAAGATAACAACAGGGTACAACAGTTTGTTATTTATAGATTGGGGTTATTAATAGTTGCATCATTAGGAAAAGGAATAACATATCTGTCATCATTTTTATCTAAAGTATAGGTTACGCCGTTAAAAGTTTTTACTAATTTAGGTTGCGTTGTTCTTCTTAAATCATTCCATCTATGACCTTCTATAGCAAACTCTCTTCTACGTTCTTCTAAGATTTCTGTTTTTAAGTCATTATTGTTTAATGTATTTACACTTGCTTTATAAGCAGTAAAACCATCGGTTGTGTATCTATTTTCTGCAAATGAGATTAACTTCTCTTTTGCCAAAACGTCTTCATTTAACGCTGCTAAACATTCTGCAATGGTTAAATGTAATTCGGCTGTTCTGTAAGAAACTTTAAACTTATTTTCTGCATTTTTTTTAGAACGAAAACTTCCGTCTGTCTTTTGCTTGAAGTAGAGTGAAAAACGTAAATCTTCCGATTGATTGTAAGCATCAATTAAAGTGTTTGAAATAGTTGTATTGTTCACCATATCAAAAGAAGCAACCGTTTCTAACGCCAAAATAGATTCTACAGAGTTGTATTCTGATGGCATTATAGAACTGTCTACATTTAAATTTTGAATTTTAGCATTCATTGCCAAAGCTTCATTTGCTATATCCATCGCTTTTTGCCATTCTTGTTGGTATAAATAAACCCTAGATTTAAAAGCTTTTACGGCTATCATTGAAAATCTATAGTTATAACCTACCTCTTGTTTTTCAATTTTTATTAAAGATTCTGCTTGTGCTAAATCACTTAAAATTAAAGCATATACCTCTTCAACTGTTTTTACGGGATATTCCTTTTCTGAATCATATTTTAAAGTAATTGGCACACCAGCGTCTGTATTTGCAGTTGTTTTATGATAAGGTTTTGCATATAAATTTATCAACTCAAAATACTGCATTGCTCTTAAAGCATACGCTTCTCCTACTAATTGTTCTTTATCTAATTGATTTCCTTCAATAGTTGCTTCATTATTTATTACGTGATTGGCATAAAAAATAGTATTGTATAAACTTGCATACGGAAAAACACTGGCTAATGGACTTGGGTTTACATCATTCCAAATAAAAAGATCCTCGTAATGTTCTACTCCCAATGCATCTTCACTTAAAGACAACTCATCTGTTCTGTAGGTTGTTAAAACCTTATGCTCTTTAGCTATTGAATATGCAGAAGTTAAAAAACTTCTATATTCTTCTACAGATTTAGGAATTACTTGCCCTACGGGTTCTATATCTAAGTAATCATCACAAGAGATAAAACTTAAAACGATAAAGATGCTATATATTATTTTTTTCATAAATTATTATTTTAGAAAGAAAGATTAAATCCGACTGAAATTATTTTAGGAATTGGTTGTGCGTATAGACTACCATACGTTTCCGGATCGAAAAAACCGTCATAATCAGTTCCGAAAACAAATAAATTACGTCCTTCTATATTAAAGTTTAAACTAGATATATTTAACTTTTCTAATTTGCTTTTAGGAATGGCATAACTAAGTTTTACACTGCTTACACGGATGTAAGAAATATCTTTCACCCAAATATCTAAGTCGTTATACGTTTTCCCATCATCTGAAGAGTTAAACCAAGTGTACACTAAATCGGTATCGAAACCAGGTGATGTTAAGCCAATTAAAGCTGGATAACTACCTGTACCTGCTTTTAAAATATCTGTATTGTAATTATTTCCTGGTTGTGCCAAAGCAAGGTTGTAACTTGGTGCTCCTTTTACGGTTTGTTTAATATTAAAATTAGTTAACACACGTAAATCGAACTGTTTGTATTTAAAACTATTTCTAAAACCTCCGCTAAATTTCGGAGTTCCATCGCCCACATAAGAATATAAGTTTCTATGTTCTTCTCTTGTTAATTGGTTTCCATTTGTGCCTTCTTCTAAATTATAAAAATCTACAGCAGAAACTTTTTTACCTTCTTTCCAAAACAATGGCAATCCGTTGCTATCTAATCCAGCAGTTTTAATTGCAAAAATGGCATTTACACTATATCCTTTTAAAGAAGGTTTAAAATCTTCTTCTCTAATTTCAATATTATCAACAATACTTTTATTATGAGAAATATTGAATCCACTTGTCCATTTAAAATTGGGTGTATCGATATTTGTAGTATTAATAGAAAGTTCAAATCCTTTATTACTTACAGTTGCCCAATTGGTATTAATAAAATTATAACCACTTTCTAAAGGCACAGATCTTAAACCAATTAAATCGGTACTTTTTCTTGCATAATAATCTCCGGATATATAGATTTTATTATTTAACAACCCTATGTCTAAACCAATGTTTGATGATACTGTTTTTTCCCATCTTAAGTCTGCATTAGGCGCATTTAAAGCTCTAATTGTTTCTTCACTAACACCTGGTAAAATAGAAGAGGTATAATATTCTCCAACTACAAAAGGTGATGTTGTTTTGTCTATATTTCCTTGTACTCCGTATGATGCTCTTAGTTTTAAATCGCTTACAAAGTCTAAATTATACATAAAGTCTTCTTTATATACATTCCAAGAACCTGCAAAAGACCAAATAGGTAAGTATCTATATTTAGGATTCACTCCAAATAAGTTAGAGCCATCATATCTTAAACTTGTAAAAGCTGTATATTTTTTATCATACGTGTAAGAAGCTGTTCCGAAAAAAGAAGCATACGCATTTTCACTATATGTTTTTTGATAAGGATCAAACAATGAATTTGTTAATGAACGTTCATCTGTAATAGCGATAGAAGTTAAAGTATTGCTATTATAACCAAAACCTTTGGCATGAATTTGGGTTCTCTTATTTCTTCTAAATTCTGTACCCAACATAACATCTAATTCATGCACATCGTTAAATGAAGTGTTGTAATTCGCTGTCGTTTTCCAGTTGTATTGAAAAACATCTGAATTCCAATTCTGAATAATTCCGCCTTTAGGCATATAATACGAAGTACCTGTAGATGATGCATATTGAGATCTTTGTTCGTATTTACGGGTATAGTAACTTTCTTCTCCACTATATTTTTCTGTCTTATCAAAATCTAATTGTAACCCTAATTGCGTATTAAAATGAATGTCTCCATTTAATTTATAACCTGCATCAAAAATGGCTTTTAATGAACTTGATACTAACTCATAATTGGTGTTTTCTCTTTCTTCTAAAACATTGTAATTTAGATTTAAATCCTCTCTTTCTACCAAATCTGGATCATATACATAATTACCATTTGCATCTTTTACTTTTAAATATGGATTGGCATTTCTTGAATAGTTAGACGGATTTGTATACGCATCTGCACCAGTAATATAAGATGATGTTATCGTTTGACTACCAAATAACGCCACACCTAATTTTAATTTATCGTTTACATTAAAATTATCTTTTAACGTAATATTAAATCGTTTCTGACCTGTACCTTTAGTAGCTCCTGTTTCATCAA from Polaribacter sp. ALD11 includes the following:
- a CDS encoding RagB/SusD family nutrient uptake outer membrane protein, which codes for MKKIIYSIFIVLSFISCDDYLDIEPVGQVIPKSVEEYRSFLTSAYSIAKEHKVLTTYRTDELSLSEDALGVEHYEDLFIWNDVNPSPLASVFPYASLYNTIFYANHVINNEATIEGNQLDKEQLVGEAYALRAMQYFELINLYAKPYHKTTANTDAGVPITLKYDSEKEYPVKTVEEVYALILSDLAQAESLIKIEKQEVGYNYRFSMIAVKAFKSRVYLYQQEWQKAMDIANEALAMNAKIQNLNVDSSIMPSEYNSVESILALETVASFDMVNNTTISNTLIDAYNQSEDLRFSLYFKQKTDGSFRSKKNAENKFKVSYRTAELHLTIAECLAALNEDVLAKEKLISFAENRYTTDGFTAYKASVNTLNNNDLKTEILEERRREFAIEGHRWNDLRRTTQPKLVKTFNGVTYTLDKNDDRYVIPFPNDATINNPNL
- a CDS encoding SusC/RagA family TonB-linked outer membrane protein, translated to MRKLIYLLIFIPSLLIAQQEKVIEGIVIDAELQMPIVGASVYVSSAIIGNETNTEGILQGAMLGTTTNFDGNFSLKIGADIKFILVSYMGYETEKIDVSKVTGTISVALRESSESLGEIIITGYQKIEKRKMTSAYAKIEMEDINQAGVASVDQMLVGQLSGVVIQPTSGAPGAPSKISIRGAATLNGSSDPLWVLDGIPLDGNDIPQDFRDKDNIDNLQSYPIAGLNPDDIESITVLKDASATSIYGARAANGVIVITSKNGKKGAMRINVNANVFVTQKPDFSKLNLMNSSQKVDFELLLASRSDLKYQQDRGGVARILNNYGEYNNFRDNGFASLSSAAQNEINNLKNTNTNWGDELYQMAVNQQYGVSISGGSENNDYYFSTGIFDETGATKGTGQKRFNITLKDNFNVNDKLKLGVALFGSQTITSSYITGADAYTNPSNYSRNANPYLKVKDANGNYVYDPDLVEREDLNLNYNVLEERENTNYELVSSSLKAIFDAGYKLNGDIHFNTQLGLQLDFDKTEKYSGEESYYTRKYEQRSQYASSTGTSYYMPKGGIIQNWNSDVFQYNWKTTANYNTSFNDVHELDVMLGTEFRRNKRTQIHAKGFGYNSNTLTSIAITDERSLTNSLFDPYQKTYSENAYASFFGTASYTYDKKYTAFTSLRYDGSNLFGVNPKYRYLPIWSFAGSWNVYKEDFMYNLDFVSDLKLRASYGVQGNIDKTTSPFVVGEYYTSSILPGVSEETIRALNAPNADLRWEKTVSSNIGLDIGLLNNKIYISGDYYARKSTDLIGLRSVPLESGYNFINTNWATVSNKGFELSINTTNIDTPNFKWTSGFNISHNKSIVDNIEIREEDFKPSLKGYSVNAIFAIKTAGLDSNGLPLFWKEGKKVSAVDFYNLEEGTNGNQLTREEHRNLYSYVGDGTPKFSGGFRNSFKYKQFDLRVLTNFNIKQTVKGAPSYNLALAQPGNNYNTDILKAGTGSYPALIGLTSPGFDTDLVYTWFNSSDDGKTYNDLDIWVKDISYIRVSSVKLSYAIPKSKLEKLNISSLNFNIEGRNLFVFGTDYDGFFDPETYGSLYAQPIPKIISVGFNLSF